A genomic region of Aeropyrum pernix K1 contains the following coding sequences:
- a CDS encoding cation transporter has translation MVDAAFKLGLLLSVAGAAVKIAGSLVYGSKALLVDGATCVAGIAAGLAALYWLRASKAPPDADHPFGHGRLAFGGVSFTLVAYGVAAGFGLAYLARPEPYSVGLGAAVLGVLGLILYSGAVAAFRRSPIVGGAMAAFTASEVFESIVSTLAAVGGFGFGYLVDYLGAWAIEAYLLYELVLHARSMVHQLSDMASAEAVGHVRRELEARGFRVASVRVRTLVPGRYHGDAIVLPPRGMDPLAADMLADEAVYALRRSGVDLTVHVDFSGQLAEDEERGPRNRGGRDR, from the coding sequence GTGGTCGACGCTGCCTTCAAGCTAGGCCTGCTTCTGAGCGTCGCTGGCGCCGCGGTAAAGATAGCTGGCAGTCTTGTATACGGCTCTAAAGCCCTCCTGGTGGACGGGGCCACCTGTGTCGCGGGCATAGCCGCGGGGCTCGCCGCCCTTTACTGGCTCCGCGCCTCCAAGGCGCCTCCCGACGCCGACCACCCGTTCGGGCATGGAAGGCTGGCGTTCGGCGGCGTCTCGTTCACTCTTGTCGCGTATGGGGTTGCGGCCGGCTTCGGCCTAGCCTACCTCGCGAGGCCGGAGCCCTATAGCGTAGGCCTTGGAGCCGCGGTCCTGGGGGTGCTGGGCCTTATACTCTACAGCGGGGCCGTGGCCGCCTTCAGGAGGAGCCCCATAGTCGGAGGGGCTATGGCGGCCTTCACGGCCTCGGAGGTTTTCGAGAGTATAGTCTCCACACTCGCGGCGGTAGGGGGCTTCGGCTTCGGATACCTGGTAGACTATCTTGGGGCGTGGGCTATAGAGGCCTATCTCCTCTACGAGCTGGTGTTGCACGCCAGGAGCATGGTTCACCAGCTCTCTGATATGGCCTCCGCGGAGGCGGTTGGCCATGTTAGGAGGGAGCTGGAGGCTAGGGGTTTCAGGGTTGCCAGTGTGAGGGTCAGGACGCTGGTCCCGGGGAGGTACCACGGCGACGCCATCGTGCTACCGCCCCGGGGCATGGACCCCCTGGCCGCAGATATGCTGGCGGACGAGGCGGTATACGCGCTTAGACGTTCGGGCGTAGATTTAACCGTCCACGTAGACTTCAGCGGCCAGCTTGCAGAGGATGAAGAACGTGGCCCGCGAAACAGGGGCGGGCGAGACCGTTAA
- a CDS encoding 2-hydroxyacid dehydrogenase has protein sequence MADCRFDVALNFPVDEGVGEVLSGLRVYSPRERSSAADIWEYVRASRVFINAFTPVDAGLLRDKGCLELIVLTSTGFDHVDVEAAAGVGVCVANQPEVITEAVAEYVVAAVLAALRGVVAGHMYTPRWAREGWPSHLAGFLVRGRSVGLLGAGRIGQSVAFKLAALGAGPFYYYSRSRKPGLEAVLGAKRLEPRELFSRSMILVNSLPLTGETRGLVTAGLLRLLPRGAVYVNVGRGGTEEPGAVEAVASEREDLYFVLDVHPEEPLPPSSGRMRLHGNPRVVMTPHIAGSSRESMTATRLLAAMQARDYLERGCVWNPVNGACRECPSQRVGLDEAIAMARRLLGV, from the coding sequence TTGGCTGATTGCAGATTTGACGTGGCTCTCAACTTTCCGGTGGATGAGGGTGTCGGAGAGGTCCTCTCGGGCCTTAGAGTATACTCTCCCCGGGAGAGGTCCTCTGCGGCTGACATATGGGAGTATGTCCGGGCTTCCCGCGTCTTCATAAACGCCTTCACACCTGTTGACGCCGGCCTACTCAGGGACAAGGGCTGCCTTGAGCTCATAGTCCTCACGAGCACGGGCTTCGACCATGTGGATGTTGAGGCTGCGGCGGGTGTTGGCGTCTGCGTGGCTAACCAGCCTGAGGTGATAACCGAGGCTGTGGCTGAGTACGTCGTCGCAGCTGTGCTGGCGGCCCTGAGGGGTGTGGTGGCGGGCCACATGTACACGCCCAGGTGGGCCAGGGAGGGGTGGCCCTCCCATCTAGCCGGTTTCCTCGTAAGGGGCAGGAGCGTGGGCCTGCTTGGGGCTGGTAGGATAGGTCAGAGCGTCGCCTTCAAGCTCGCCGCCCTCGGCGCCGGGCCTTTCTACTACTACAGCAGGAGCAGGAAGCCGGGGCTGGAGGCGGTGCTGGGTGCTAAGAGGCTGGAGCCCAGGGAACTCTTCTCCAGGTCCATGATACTCGTAAACAGCCTCCCCCTCACGGGGGAGACCAGGGGTCTCGTCACAGCAGGCCTCCTCCGCCTCCTACCCCGTGGGGCTGTTTACGTTAACGTGGGGAGGGGCGGTACGGAGGAGCCTGGGGCTGTGGAGGCTGTGGCCTCTGAGAGGGAGGACCTCTACTTCGTCCTTGACGTGCACCCGGAGGAGCCTCTGCCGCCCTCCAGCGGGAGGATGAGGCTCCACGGCAACCCCAGGGTGGTGATGACACCCCACATAGCCGGGTCATCGAGGGAGAGCATGACGGCCACCAGGCTACTGGCGGCTATGCAGGCGAGGGACTACCTGGAGAGGGGGTGCGTCTGGAACCCCGTCAACGGGGCGTGCAGGGAGTGCCCCTCCCAGAGGGTGGGGTTGGACGAGGCTATAGCCATGGCCCGCAGGCTCCTCGGCGTCTAG